A genomic window from Candidatus Nomurabacteria bacterium includes:
- the ftsZ gene encoding cell division protein FtsZ, whose protein sequence is MPQVSPEIETFARIKVVGVGGAGGAAVNRMVEAGVTGVEFIVINTDAQAIHHSKAQTKLHIGGDSTKGLGAGADPQVGEDAANVSRDDIAKILEGADMVFVTIGAGGGTGSGAGHVIAEIAKEQGALVVGFATRPFAFEGEKRRRNAEYAVDKLRTEVDTLITVPNDRLLQTIDRKTPLLDAFKVADDVLRQGVQGISDLITVHGLINLDFADVRAVMSNAGSALMGIGRASGDDRATEAAHQAIESPLLEVSIDGARGILFNVIGGLDMSMHEINAAAETITAAVDPEANIIFGATINPELEGEVIITVVATGFEASYFANRQQIRETQAPLDAAPSQDAPLVATPVSELKASPESTTDDTKVSLGDDTSEEPEKDDSKKLETVSDTKTMTEEDIKDINLDVDDKPHTASDFTDDKPVPNIWTFDADHKDEDEDKFDKPSFLRRFTRRGKKQQDEDDDDEKTDNKDDDKSADKK, encoded by the coding sequence ATGCCTCAAGTAAGCCCAGAAATTGAAACGTTTGCCCGCATAAAGGTAGTGGGTGTAGGTGGTGCTGGTGGCGCCGCTGTAAATAGGATGGTAGAAGCCGGAGTTACCGGTGTAGAGTTTATTGTTATTAATACTGATGCTCAAGCAATCCACCACTCAAAGGCTCAGACTAAGCTTCATATTGGTGGAGATTCTACCAAAGGGCTTGGCGCTGGTGCTGACCCACAAGTGGGAGAAGATGCCGCTAATGTATCGCGTGACGATATTGCAAAGATATTAGAAGGCGCAGACATGGTATTTGTTACTATTGGCGCTGGTGGTGGTACCGGTAGCGGTGCTGGCCATGTCATTGCAGAAATTGCCAAAGAGCAAGGAGCCTTGGTGGTAGGATTTGCCACACGACCATTTGCGTTCGAGGGTGAAAAACGCCGCCGCAATGCTGAGTATGCAGTAGACAAACTTCGTACAGAAGTAGATACTCTTATAACCGTACCAAATGACAGACTTCTTCAGACGATTGACCGTAAAACACCACTGCTTGACGCTTTTAAGGTAGCTGATGACGTTTTAAGGCAGGGAGTGCAGGGTATTTCTGATTTAATAACGGTGCATGGGCTTATTAACCTTGACTTTGCAGATGTCCGTGCGGTCATGAGTAACGCTGGTAGCGCCTTAATGGGTATAGGAAGGGCAAGTGGTGACGACAGAGCCACAGAAGCTGCTCACCAGGCCATAGAATCACCACTACTAGAAGTTTCTATAGATGGCGCTCGTGGCATATTATTTAACGTGATTGGTGGCTTAGACATGTCTATGCACGAAATCAATGCTGCTGCCGAAACAATTACTGCTGCCGTTGACCCAGAGGCAAACATCATTTTTGGTGCAACCATCAACCCAGAGCTCGAGGGAGAAGTAATTATAACGGTTGTTGCAACGGGCTTTGAAGCGTCATATTTTGCCAACCGCCAGCAAATTCGTGAAACACAGGCACCTCTAGACGCTGCACCATCACAGGATGCACCATTGGTTGCCACCCCAGTATCTGAATTAAAAGCATCGCCCGAGTCTACGACAGATGATACTAAAGTGTCTCTTGGTGATGACACATCAGAAGAACCAGAAAAAGATGATAGTAAAAAGCTAGAAACAGTGAGCGATACGAAAACAATGACAGAAGAAGACATAAAAGATATTAATTTAGACGTAGACGACAAGCCGCATACTGCTAGTGATTTTACCGACGACAAGCCAGTGCCTAATATTTGGACTTTTGATGCTGACCACAAAGATGAAGATGAAGACAAGTTTGATAAGCCTTCGTTCTTGCGACGATTTACTCGTCGTGGCAAAAAACAGCAGGACGAAGACGATGATGACGAAAAAACCGATAACAAGGACGACGATAAATCTGCCGATAAAAAGTAA
- the ftsA gene encoding cell division protein FtsA translates to MQKNSYFIGLDVGTSAVRCVIGMPEQNNPDDTMSVIGIGSAQNTGMRKGCVSHVEDVTRAIGEAVSEAERMAGIRVQDVTVNVNGASIGAQMSRGMVSTNSPDRIITRDDIARVEEQATVINMPNNRDIIQIFTKSYRVDGQDNIKDPVGMQGVRLEADILVVTAGLQCIRTLNDAVDAAQLHIAERTVSSVAAAEVVLDRRQKESGTALVDIGAGTTNIAIIEDGEIVSLAVLPIGGQHLTHDLAIGLKADLEIAEKIKTKYASLKPEAAVSKKVSFTDDGVVYEFDTSRIYDIIIPRFEELLEEVDKVFAKAKRSRRLPGGVVFVGGVANTPGLADFAREQLELHTRIGKLHHIGGLADTVKSTEFATAIGLMNLDGILGLDAMNTQSITARNLSSGVFTKIKSFIKR, encoded by the coding sequence TCTGCTGTTCGGTGTGTCATTGGCATGCCCGAGCAAAATAACCCAGACGACACAATGTCGGTAATAGGTATTGGCAGTGCTCAAAACACTGGTATGAGAAAAGGCTGTGTTTCGCACGTAGAAGATGTTACGCGTGCTATAGGCGAAGCGGTATCAGAAGCTGAACGTATGGCAGGTATTCGTGTACAGGATGTTACGGTTAATGTAAATGGAGCCAGTATTGGTGCACAGATGTCACGTGGTATGGTATCTACCAATAGCCCAGACAGAATAATTACCAGAGATGATATTGCCCGTGTAGAAGAGCAAGCAACGGTCATAAATATGCCAAATAACCGAGATATCATACAAATTTTTACAAAAAGCTATAGGGTTGATGGCCAAGACAATATTAAAGATCCAGTTGGCATGCAGGGCGTGCGTTTAGAGGCAGATATTTTAGTAGTAACAGCAGGGTTACAGTGTATACGAACCCTTAACGATGCCGTCGACGCAGCACAACTGCATATAGCTGAGCGCACAGTTTCTAGTGTGGCTGCAGCTGAAGTTGTACTCGATAGGCGACAAAAAGAATCTGGCACTGCACTCGTTGACATAGGCGCAGGTACTACCAATATTGCAATTATAGAAGACGGAGAAATAGTGTCGCTTGCCGTATTGCCGATAGGCGGGCAACACCTTACGCATGATCTTGCTATTGGTCTAAAAGCCGATTTAGAAATAGCCGAAAAAATAAAAACTAAATATGCATCACTTAAGCCAGAGGCTGCTGTATCTAAAAAAGTATCGTTCACCGACGATGGGGTGGTGTATGAATTTGATACATCCCGTATATATGACATTATTATTCCACGATTTGAAGAATTACTAGAAGAAGTTGACAAAGTATTTGCAAAAGCCAAGCGGTCACGGCGTTTGCCGGGTGGTGTAGTGTTTGTCGGTGGTGTTGCTAATACTCCAGGGCTCGCCGATTTTGCTCGTGAACAACTAGAGCTTCACACCAGAATAGGCAAGTTACACCATATTGGTGGTTTAGCTGATACGGTAAAAAGTACAGAATTTGCTACAGCAATTGGGCTGATGAATCTAGATGGTATTCTAGGTTTAGATGCTATGAACACACAAAGTATTACTGCTCGTAATTTAAGCAGCGGTGTGTTCACAAAAATAAAAAGCTTTATAAAAAGATAG